In Antechinus flavipes isolate AdamAnt ecotype Samford, QLD, Australia chromosome 3, AdamAnt_v2, whole genome shotgun sequence, a genomic segment contains:
- the LOC127558127 gene encoding olfactory receptor 52D1-like: MSLSNRTNLHPSTFILIGIPGLENAHLWISIPFCLVYMVALLGNFALLFIIKTDPSLHEPMYLFLCMLAVADLIMSTVSIPKLLSLFWFKDREIRFEGCLIQLFLIHSCSVMESGFFLAMAFDRYVAICKPLRHSAILTHTVIGSLGLAIFFRATVLISSYPFLLRWLPYCKTNIISHTYCEFMALIKLACAETKIHRVYGLIVAFLTGGLDFILIICSYILILHAVFQLPSKEARLKTLGTCGSHVCVILVFYVPAFFSFLTHRFGHNVPPHVHIFVANIYLLVPPMANPIIYGVKTKRIRERILKVFNPLKA; this comes from the coding sequence ATGTCACTCTCTAACAGGACCAATCTTCATCCCTCTACTTTCATCCTCATTGGAATCCCAGGATTGGAGAATGCTCACCTTTGGATCTCCATCCCCTTCTGCCTGGTAtacatggtggctctcctgggaaACTTTGCTTTATTATTCATCATTAAGACTGACCCAAGTCTTCATGAGCCCATGTACCTCTTTCTTTGCATGCTGGCTGTAGCAGATCTGATCATGTCTACAGTTTCAATTCCCAAGCTTCTCAGCCTCTTCTGGTTCAAAGACAGAGAAATCCGATTCGAAGGTTGTCTGATACAATTGTTTTTGATCCACTCCTGCTCCGTAATGGAATctggtttctttctggctatgGCCTTTGACCGCTATGTGGCCATATGTAAACCCCTTAGACACTCAGCAATCCTGACCCACACAGTCATTGGAAGCTTGGGGTTGGCTATTTTCTTCCGTGCAACTGTGTTAATAAGTTCCTACCCCTTTCTACTGAGGTGGCTTCCCTACTGCAAGACAAATATCATCTCCCATACCTACTGTGAATTTATGGCTTTGATCAAACTGGCCTGTGCTGAGACCAAAATACATAGAGTTTATGGCCTCATTGTTGCATTCCTTACTGGAGGACTGGATTTCATATTAATCATCTGCTCCTACATTCTCATTCTCCATGCTGTCTTCCAGCTCCCTTCTAAGGAAGCACGTCTGAAGACCCTTGGAACCTGTGGATCTCATGTCTGTGTCATATTGGTTTTCTATGTCCCAGCATTCTTCTCATTTCTCACACATAGATTTGGACACAATGTTCCTCCTCATGTTCATATTTTTGtggctaacatttatttattggtCCCACCTATGGCAAATCCTATTATCTATGGGGTAAAAACAAAGAGAATCCGGGAGAGAATACTTAAAGTCTTTAATCCCCTAAAGGCTTGA